From one Brachypodium distachyon strain Bd21 chromosome 4, Brachypodium_distachyon_v3.0, whole genome shotgun sequence genomic stretch:
- the LOC104585057 gene encoding uncharacterized protein LOC104585057 isoform X1, translating to MSQQALLLRFRVQGGLRGFSSQAAERWMGQQAEREEESKAVKVSVWWDFERCHLPPGANPCRVAPRVTAALRSAGVRGPVEITAFGNVNVLPRAVQEGLAATGVAFSHVPRLGGKEGSDRSFMADLVYWIAQNPPPAHFFLISGDKDFANILHRLRMSNYNILLACPSADPSVLCSAATIMWPWEALVNGVGFSPKHFNHPPDGLSSSWYSHYRGALDDPFLQAEPKHSMTLPMHTKKAENPPVVPKFVIHCIRRTLNSYSEGVNIQDLRSELKRNGVPTDKGFFGFKTFTDLLRALPEYVKFIDPLPGDSLPAVVGEKNFKIIESGESNGEVKCLNESKTVKSPSSSVPSSPSDILSAEQKKIPAVDTRSSLSDSLSRDQRKAPPIDFITQSEPPACHMEADAVTASGTPLPGLQGTSKKGLFERIRILWNGPSPTMPETYHSKGSDNVARHGGHNTDQHNRHFETINKNVSRTDNLDVKDLGSHSAVGTSLSNFPSTKLSDLNVKENFANSKNQSSKAENVRGLGETNYGIFSWAARWWSSGKSATQENTDYTDVTDETKEDLDKGSAFVKRPDSASGQQVGAELFEKSYFWDALEQYLLTPHGSKLVSEAKTRHELAHGLQKQGCWPLKGLDKKNLHQLVHLLVSEKKWIQESNSETFHFLLTLPQRGGSAPLPSSKSGGSSPFARPARNRNGQASYKGDENQGNGDDLAWEELGPVSSSSDPRQETDKVPLYQPPTPSDDDFSDDETNAASLQERKDSDDEFREDENHEASQQGRKDESGSSLVKILASWSTSKDDGSRKRDHGVGRLHGTPPRNIMVDCSRSDGSYRQCWRPSSKHHS from the exons ATGTCGCAACAAGCACTTCTTCTCCGCTTCCGTGTGCAGGGGGGACTGCGAGGATTCAGCTCGCAGGCCGCCGAGCGatggatggggcagcaggccgagcgggaggaggagagcaaggCGGTGAAGGTGTCGGTGTGGTGGGACTTCGAGCGGTGCCACCTGCCGCCGGGCGCCAACCCGTGCCGCGTGGCCCCGCGCGTgacggcggcgctgcggaGCGCCGGCGTCCGCGGGCCCGTCGAGATAACCGCCTTCGGCAACGTCAACGTGCTCCCCCGCGCCGTCCAGGAgggcctcgccgccaccggcgtcgCCTTCTCGCACGTCCCCAGATTGG GTGGCAAGGAGGGTTCCGACAGATCATTCATGGCTGATCTTGTCTATTGGATTGCTCAGAACCCTCCACCAGCCCATTTCTTCTTAATATCTGGGGATAAAGACTTTGCAAACATTCTGCACCGCCTCCGGATGAGCAATTATAACATACTGCTAGCTTGCCCTTCTGCTGATCCCAGTGTTCTCTGCAGTGCAGCGACAATTATGTGGCCGTGGGAGGCTTTAGTTAATGGGGTCGGTTTTTCACCGAAACATTTTAACCACCCACCTGATGGtttgtcttcttcttggtATAGTCATTACAGGGGAGCTCTTGATGACCCCTTCCTGCAAGCAGAACCAAAGCATTCCATGACTTTACCAATGCACACCAAGAAGGCAGAGAATCCACCTGTAGTCCCTAAATTTGTAATCCACTGTATTAGGAGAACACTTAACTCTTATTCTGAAGGGGTTAATATTCAAGATCTTCGATCAGAGCTTAAAAGGAACGGGGTGCCTACAGATAAAGGATTTTTTGGCTTCAAAACTTTCACTGATCTTCTCCGAGCTCTTCCCGAATATGTCAAATTTATAGATCCTCTGCCGGGTGATAGTCTACCGGCTGTAGTTGGTGAAAAAAACTTTAAGATCATTGAGTCTGGTGAAAGTAATGGTGAGGTAAAATGCCTCAATGAGTCGAAGACTGTGAAGTCACCATCGTCTAGTGTTCCATCTTCTCCATCAGATATATTGTCTGCAgagcaaaagaaaattccaGCAGTTGATACTCGGTCTTCCCTGTCTGATTCATTATCTAGAGACCAAAGGAAAGCCCCACCCATAGATTTTATTACACAATCAGAACCACCTGCGTGCCACATGGAAGCTGATGCGGTGACCGCTTCTGGAACTCCCCTGCCAGGGTTGCAAGGTACTAGTAAAAAAGGGCTATTTGAAAGGATTCGGATTCTGTGGAATGGCCCTAGCCCCACTATGCCTGAGACTTATCATTCTAAGGGATCTGATAATGTAGCACGTCATGGAGGGCATAATACTGACCAACATAACAGACATTTTGAAACGATCAACAAGAATGTGTCCAGAACTGACAATCTAGATGTGAAGGATCTTGGTAGCCATTCAGCAGTTGGTACGAGTTTGTCAAACTTCCCTTCCACTAAACTTTCTGATTTAAATGTCAAGGAGAATTTTGCAAATTCAAAGAATCAATCTAGCAAAGCTGAAAATGTACGAGGTCTTGGAGAAACCAATTACGGCATATTTAGCTGGGCAGCAAGGTGGTGGTCATCTGGAAAATCTGCCACGCAAGAGAATACTGATTATACAGATGTCACTGATGAAACAAAGGAAGACTTAGATAAAGGATCTGCGTTTGTTAAGAGACCTGACAGTGCAAGTGGACAGCAAGTAGGAGCTGAACTGTTTGAAAAGTCTTACTTCTGGGATGCACTAGAACAATATTTGTTAACCCCTCATGGATCAAAACTTGTTTCAGAAGCAAAGACAAG GCATGAGTTAGCACATGGACTGCAGAAGCAAGGCTGTTGGCCTCTCAAAGGCCTTGACAAGAAAAACCTCCATCAGTTAGTACATCTCTTAGTCTCTGAAAAGAAATGGATTCAAGAATCTAATTCAGAAACTTTCCATTTCCTACTTACACTCCCCCAGAGAGGAGGATCTGCTCCTTTACCTTCCAGTAAATCAGGTGGTAGTTCTCCTTTTGCAAGGCCTGCCAGAAACAGAAATGGCCAGGCCAGCTACAAGGGCGACGAAAACCAAGGTAATGGGGATGACCTAGCCTGGGAAGAACTTGGTCCTGTATCCAGCTCTAGTGACCCTCGTCAAGAAACTGATAAAGTGCCGCTCTATCAACCTCCTACCCCTTCAGACGATGATTTTTCTGATGATGAAACTAATGCAGCAAGCTTACAAGAACGAAAAGATTCGGATGATGAATTTCGGGAGGATGAAAATCATGAAGCAAGCCAACAAGGACGAAAAGATGAATCTGGAAGTTCGCTCGTCAAGATTCTAGCTTCGTGGAGCACCAGCAAGGATGATGGCTCTCGAAAGAGAGATCATGGTGTTGGTAGGCTTCATGGAACACCACCAAGGAATATCATGGTAGATTGCTCTCGAAGCGATGGAAGTTATCGTCAATGCTGGCGTCCCTCGTCCAAACACCACTCGTAA
- the LOC104585057 gene encoding uncharacterized protein LOC104585057 isoform X2 encodes MSQQALLLRFRVQGGLRGFSSQAAERWMGQQAEREEESKAVKVSVWWDFERCHLPPGANPCRVAPRVTAALRSAGVRGPVEITAFGNVNVLPRAVQEGLAATGVAFSHVPRLGGKEGSDRSFMADLVYWIAQNPPPAHFFLISGDKDFANILHRLRMSNYNILLACPSADPSVLCSAATIMWPWEALVNGVGFSPKHFNHPPDGLSSSWYSHYRGALDDPFLQAEPKHSMTLPMHTKKAENPPVVPKFVIHCIRRTLNSYSEGVNIQDLRSELKRNGVPTDKGFFGFKTFTDLLRALPEYVKFIDPLPGDSLPAVVGEKNFKIIESGESNGEVKCLNESKTVKSPSSSVPSSPSDILSAEQKKIPAVDTRSSLSDSLSRDQRKAPPIDFITQSEPPACHMEADAVTASGTPLPGLQGTSKKGLFERIRILWNGPSPTMPETYHSKGSDNVARHGGHNTDQHNRHFETINKNVSRTDNLDVKDLGSHSAVGTSLSNFPSTKLSDLNVKENFANSKNQSSKAENVRGLGETNYGIFSWAARWWSSGKSATQENTDYTDVTDETKEDLDKGSAFVKRPDSASGQQVGAELFEKSYFWDALEQYLLTPHGSKLVSEAKTRHELAHGLQKQGCWPLKGLDKKNLHQLVHLLVSEKKWIQESNSETFHFLLTLPQRGGSAPLPSSKSGGSSPFARPARNRNGQASYKGDENQASLQERKDSDDEFREDENHEASQQGRKDESGSSLVKILASWSTSKDDGSRKRDHGVGRLHGTPPRNIMVDCSRSDGSYRQCWRPSSKHHS; translated from the exons ATGTCGCAACAAGCACTTCTTCTCCGCTTCCGTGTGCAGGGGGGACTGCGAGGATTCAGCTCGCAGGCCGCCGAGCGatggatggggcagcaggccgagcgggaggaggagagcaaggCGGTGAAGGTGTCGGTGTGGTGGGACTTCGAGCGGTGCCACCTGCCGCCGGGCGCCAACCCGTGCCGCGTGGCCCCGCGCGTgacggcggcgctgcggaGCGCCGGCGTCCGCGGGCCCGTCGAGATAACCGCCTTCGGCAACGTCAACGTGCTCCCCCGCGCCGTCCAGGAgggcctcgccgccaccggcgtcgCCTTCTCGCACGTCCCCAGATTGG GTGGCAAGGAGGGTTCCGACAGATCATTCATGGCTGATCTTGTCTATTGGATTGCTCAGAACCCTCCACCAGCCCATTTCTTCTTAATATCTGGGGATAAAGACTTTGCAAACATTCTGCACCGCCTCCGGATGAGCAATTATAACATACTGCTAGCTTGCCCTTCTGCTGATCCCAGTGTTCTCTGCAGTGCAGCGACAATTATGTGGCCGTGGGAGGCTTTAGTTAATGGGGTCGGTTTTTCACCGAAACATTTTAACCACCCACCTGATGGtttgtcttcttcttggtATAGTCATTACAGGGGAGCTCTTGATGACCCCTTCCTGCAAGCAGAACCAAAGCATTCCATGACTTTACCAATGCACACCAAGAAGGCAGAGAATCCACCTGTAGTCCCTAAATTTGTAATCCACTGTATTAGGAGAACACTTAACTCTTATTCTGAAGGGGTTAATATTCAAGATCTTCGATCAGAGCTTAAAAGGAACGGGGTGCCTACAGATAAAGGATTTTTTGGCTTCAAAACTTTCACTGATCTTCTCCGAGCTCTTCCCGAATATGTCAAATTTATAGATCCTCTGCCGGGTGATAGTCTACCGGCTGTAGTTGGTGAAAAAAACTTTAAGATCATTGAGTCTGGTGAAAGTAATGGTGAGGTAAAATGCCTCAATGAGTCGAAGACTGTGAAGTCACCATCGTCTAGTGTTCCATCTTCTCCATCAGATATATTGTCTGCAgagcaaaagaaaattccaGCAGTTGATACTCGGTCTTCCCTGTCTGATTCATTATCTAGAGACCAAAGGAAAGCCCCACCCATAGATTTTATTACACAATCAGAACCACCTGCGTGCCACATGGAAGCTGATGCGGTGACCGCTTCTGGAACTCCCCTGCCAGGGTTGCAAGGTACTAGTAAAAAAGGGCTATTTGAAAGGATTCGGATTCTGTGGAATGGCCCTAGCCCCACTATGCCTGAGACTTATCATTCTAAGGGATCTGATAATGTAGCACGTCATGGAGGGCATAATACTGACCAACATAACAGACATTTTGAAACGATCAACAAGAATGTGTCCAGAACTGACAATCTAGATGTGAAGGATCTTGGTAGCCATTCAGCAGTTGGTACGAGTTTGTCAAACTTCCCTTCCACTAAACTTTCTGATTTAAATGTCAAGGAGAATTTTGCAAATTCAAAGAATCAATCTAGCAAAGCTGAAAATGTACGAGGTCTTGGAGAAACCAATTACGGCATATTTAGCTGGGCAGCAAGGTGGTGGTCATCTGGAAAATCTGCCACGCAAGAGAATACTGATTATACAGATGTCACTGATGAAACAAAGGAAGACTTAGATAAAGGATCTGCGTTTGTTAAGAGACCTGACAGTGCAAGTGGACAGCAAGTAGGAGCTGAACTGTTTGAAAAGTCTTACTTCTGGGATGCACTAGAACAATATTTGTTAACCCCTCATGGATCAAAACTTGTTTCAGAAGCAAAGACAAG GCATGAGTTAGCACATGGACTGCAGAAGCAAGGCTGTTGGCCTCTCAAAGGCCTTGACAAGAAAAACCTCCATCAGTTAGTACATCTCTTAGTCTCTGAAAAGAAATGGATTCAAGAATCTAATTCAGAAACTTTCCATTTCCTACTTACACTCCCCCAGAGAGGAGGATCTGCTCCTTTACCTTCCAGTAAATCAGGTGGTAGTTCTCCTTTTGCAAGGCCTGCCAGAAACAGAAATGGCCAGGCCAGCTACAAGGGCGACGAAAACCAAG CAAGCTTACAAGAACGAAAAGATTCGGATGATGAATTTCGGGAGGATGAAAATCATGAAGCAAGCCAACAAGGACGAAAAGATGAATCTGGAAGTTCGCTCGTCAAGATTCTAGCTTCGTGGAGCACCAGCAAGGATGATGGCTCTCGAAAGAGAGATCATGGTGTTGGTAGGCTTCATGGAACACCACCAAGGAATATCATGGTAGATTGCTCTCGAAGCGATGGAAGTTATCGTCAATGCTGGCGTCCCTCGTCCAAACACCACTCGTAA
- the LOC104585057 gene encoding uncharacterized protein LOC104585057 isoform X3: protein MSQQALLLRFRVQGGLRGFSSQAAERWMGQQAEREEESKAVKVSVWWDFERCHLPPGANPCRVAPRVTAALRSAGVRGPVEITAFGNVNVLPRAVQEGLAATGVAFSHVPRLGGKEGSDRSFMADLVYWIAQNPPPAHFFLISGDKDFANILHRLRMSNYNILLACPSADPSVLCSAATIMWPWEALVNGVGFSPKHFNHPPDGLSSSWYSHYRGALDDPFLQAEPKHSMTLPMHTKKAENPPVVPKFVIHCIRRTLNSYSEGVNIQDLRSELKRNGVPTDKGFFGFKTFTDLLRALPEYVKFIDPLPGDSLPAVVGEKNFKIIESGESNGEVKCLNESKTVKSPSSSVPSSPSDILSAEQKKIPAVDTRSSLSDSLSRDQRKAPPIDFITQSEPPACHMEADAVTASGTPLPGLQGTSKKGLFERIRILWNGPSPTMPETYHSKGSDNVARHGGHNTDQHNRHFETINKNVSRTDNLDVKDLGSHSAVGTSLSNFPSTKLSDLNVKENFANSKNQSSKAENVRGLGETNYGIFSWAARWWSSGKSATQENTDYTDVTDETKEDLDKGSAFVKRPDSASGQQVGAELFEKSYFWDALEQYLLTPHGSKLVSEAKTRMVMMSGCPHACETYSLKTNVLYSSSCSTIISSHASLNFHPMEDKD from the exons ATGTCGCAACAAGCACTTCTTCTCCGCTTCCGTGTGCAGGGGGGACTGCGAGGATTCAGCTCGCAGGCCGCCGAGCGatggatggggcagcaggccgagcgggaggaggagagcaaggCGGTGAAGGTGTCGGTGTGGTGGGACTTCGAGCGGTGCCACCTGCCGCCGGGCGCCAACCCGTGCCGCGTGGCCCCGCGCGTgacggcggcgctgcggaGCGCCGGCGTCCGCGGGCCCGTCGAGATAACCGCCTTCGGCAACGTCAACGTGCTCCCCCGCGCCGTCCAGGAgggcctcgccgccaccggcgtcgCCTTCTCGCACGTCCCCAGATTGG GTGGCAAGGAGGGTTCCGACAGATCATTCATGGCTGATCTTGTCTATTGGATTGCTCAGAACCCTCCACCAGCCCATTTCTTCTTAATATCTGGGGATAAAGACTTTGCAAACATTCTGCACCGCCTCCGGATGAGCAATTATAACATACTGCTAGCTTGCCCTTCTGCTGATCCCAGTGTTCTCTGCAGTGCAGCGACAATTATGTGGCCGTGGGAGGCTTTAGTTAATGGGGTCGGTTTTTCACCGAAACATTTTAACCACCCACCTGATGGtttgtcttcttcttggtATAGTCATTACAGGGGAGCTCTTGATGACCCCTTCCTGCAAGCAGAACCAAAGCATTCCATGACTTTACCAATGCACACCAAGAAGGCAGAGAATCCACCTGTAGTCCCTAAATTTGTAATCCACTGTATTAGGAGAACACTTAACTCTTATTCTGAAGGGGTTAATATTCAAGATCTTCGATCAGAGCTTAAAAGGAACGGGGTGCCTACAGATAAAGGATTTTTTGGCTTCAAAACTTTCACTGATCTTCTCCGAGCTCTTCCCGAATATGTCAAATTTATAGATCCTCTGCCGGGTGATAGTCTACCGGCTGTAGTTGGTGAAAAAAACTTTAAGATCATTGAGTCTGGTGAAAGTAATGGTGAGGTAAAATGCCTCAATGAGTCGAAGACTGTGAAGTCACCATCGTCTAGTGTTCCATCTTCTCCATCAGATATATTGTCTGCAgagcaaaagaaaattccaGCAGTTGATACTCGGTCTTCCCTGTCTGATTCATTATCTAGAGACCAAAGGAAAGCCCCACCCATAGATTTTATTACACAATCAGAACCACCTGCGTGCCACATGGAAGCTGATGCGGTGACCGCTTCTGGAACTCCCCTGCCAGGGTTGCAAGGTACTAGTAAAAAAGGGCTATTTGAAAGGATTCGGATTCTGTGGAATGGCCCTAGCCCCACTATGCCTGAGACTTATCATTCTAAGGGATCTGATAATGTAGCACGTCATGGAGGGCATAATACTGACCAACATAACAGACATTTTGAAACGATCAACAAGAATGTGTCCAGAACTGACAATCTAGATGTGAAGGATCTTGGTAGCCATTCAGCAGTTGGTACGAGTTTGTCAAACTTCCCTTCCACTAAACTTTCTGATTTAAATGTCAAGGAGAATTTTGCAAATTCAAAGAATCAATCTAGCAAAGCTGAAAATGTACGAGGTCTTGGAGAAACCAATTACGGCATATTTAGCTGGGCAGCAAGGTGGTGGTCATCTGGAAAATCTGCCACGCAAGAGAATACTGATTATACAGATGTCACTGATGAAACAAAGGAAGACTTAGATAAAGGATCTGCGTTTGTTAAGAGACCTGACAGTGCAAGTGGACAGCAAGTAGGAGCTGAACTGTTTGAAAAGTCTTACTTCTGGGATGCACTAGAACAATATTTGTTAACCCCTCATGGATCAAAACTTGTTTCAGAAGCAAAGACAAG AATGGTTATGATGTCTGGCTGTCCGCATGCTTGTGAAACATATAGTCTCAAAACAAACGTATTGTATTCATCAAGTTGCAGTACAATAATTTCATCTCATGCAAGCCTGAATTTTCATCCTATGGAGGACAAGGATTGA